The proteins below come from a single Paraburkholderia flagellata genomic window:
- a CDS encoding CaiB/BaiF CoA transferase family protein: MTSAHKTVDACELPLSGVRVIDLTQVMMGPVCTQMLADYGADVIKIERKGAGDLSRSTFEPVAGTDNPIFCSLNRNKRSVSLDLRDAQQMAALKTLIADADVLVSNFRAGVMERMGLGYEACLGLNPRIIYALGTGFGETGPYAHKGGQDVLAQAMSGVMARRADESLPISVYPTALADYSAGMHLMQGILLALLHRERTGEGQKVNVSLYNSMLAMQMQEAAMIMMQDSEVNWAAMPLSGVFETKDGPLVLVGAFKPNPLRDICAALQIEDLSKDPRFASLNEQFRHKSELHRIFRERFASNSREFWLARLEEQDLLCAPVRDLREALVDPQTLHNQLIMEAEGEGQTLRLIGSPIQLSRAPVGLRRAPPRLGQHTEEVLRDLANGVATEAL; the protein is encoded by the coding sequence ATGACAAGTGCACATAAGACAGTCGATGCGTGTGAATTGCCACTCTCGGGCGTACGCGTAATTGATCTTACGCAGGTCATGATGGGCCCGGTTTGCACACAGATGCTCGCCGACTACGGCGCTGACGTGATCAAGATCGAGCGCAAGGGAGCCGGCGATCTAAGCCGGTCGACCTTCGAGCCCGTGGCGGGCACTGACAACCCGATTTTTTGTAGCCTGAATCGCAACAAGCGGAGCGTATCCCTTGACCTGCGCGACGCGCAGCAGATGGCGGCATTGAAGACGCTGATCGCGGATGCGGATGTCTTGGTCAGCAACTTCCGCGCGGGCGTGATGGAGCGCATGGGCCTTGGCTACGAAGCGTGCCTTGGCCTCAATCCGCGCATCATCTACGCACTTGGGACGGGCTTCGGCGAAACCGGGCCGTATGCGCACAAGGGTGGCCAAGACGTGCTCGCTCAGGCGATGAGCGGTGTGATGGCTCGCCGCGCTGACGAGTCGCTGCCAATCTCGGTTTATCCAACTGCTCTGGCTGACTATTCGGCCGGTATGCACCTCATGCAGGGCATCCTGCTTGCGCTGCTGCATCGCGAGCGAACCGGCGAGGGGCAGAAAGTGAACGTGTCGCTGTATAACTCGATGCTCGCGATGCAGATGCAGGAAGCCGCGATGATCATGATGCAGGACTCCGAAGTGAACTGGGCTGCGATGCCACTTTCTGGTGTATTTGAAACGAAAGACGGCCCGCTGGTGCTCGTCGGCGCGTTCAAGCCAAATCCGCTGCGCGATATCTGCGCCGCGCTGCAGATCGAGGACCTTTCGAAGGATCCGCGTTTTGCCAGCTTGAACGAGCAATTTCGTCATAAAAGCGAGTTGCATCGCATCTTTCGCGAACGCTTCGCCAGCAACTCGCGTGAGTTCTGGCTCGCGAGGCTCGAAGAACAGGATCTGCTGTGCGCGCCCGTGCGAGATCTGCGTGAAGCGCTCGTTGACCCGCAAACGCTCCATAACCAGCTGATCATGGAGGCCGAGGGTGAAGGTCAAACCTTGCGCCTCATCGGCAGCCCGATTCAACTGTCGCGCGCGCCGGTCGGCTTGCGGCGCGCGCCACCGCGACTTGGACAGCATACCGAGGAAGTCCTTCGCGACCTTGCGAACGGCGTTGCCACGGAGGCTCTATGA
- a CDS encoding FAD-dependent oxidoreductase yields MNAVSDWLQEPARDVRVAAKADVVVVGGGPAGLSAAIGAARNGARVILLERYNHLGGLASGGMVLVLDDMWDNHLREISVRGTCMTFIERMAARKLAVFPRAQEWGEDPDSYRQWGRWGTFDFHSQKTPHPVCFAAAFDPDAMKRVALEMVEELGIELRLHSWFSRTLVEDGQVKGVICDTKNGREAILADVVIDATGDLDVAASAGVPHVGGSYITTTVFRLGGVDTDAAERFEAEEPEAYAVLDRQIKRILGGSWGYWWLKTPLPGVVWCNCPHMAGLDGLKPEDLTRAETKGRKHIHAAVDFVRESLPGFENCYVIDVAPQTGVRQTRLLEGEYVMTKEDLAQRTRFEDSVARGRDYYMPYRVLLPKQVDNLLVAGRHYSATSQAQKMSREIPPCMAMGEAAGVAATLALSASTSVRNVDVRALQKTLRAQGADPGDQAGPNADIPPLAVHIEAREAA; encoded by the coding sequence ATGAACGCAGTCAGTGACTGGTTGCAGGAGCCCGCGCGCGACGTGCGCGTGGCCGCGAAGGCGGATGTAGTTGTGGTCGGCGGGGGCCCAGCAGGACTGTCTGCTGCGATCGGCGCGGCGCGCAACGGTGCACGCGTGATCCTGCTCGAGCGCTATAACCACCTTGGCGGCCTCGCCTCGGGCGGTATGGTGCTTGTGCTCGACGACATGTGGGACAACCATTTGCGCGAGATATCGGTACGCGGCACTTGCATGACGTTCATCGAGCGCATGGCCGCGCGCAAGCTCGCGGTATTCCCGCGCGCGCAGGAATGGGGCGAGGATCCCGATAGCTATCGGCAGTGGGGCCGCTGGGGTACCTTCGACTTCCACAGCCAGAAGACGCCGCATCCTGTCTGCTTCGCGGCGGCGTTCGATCCCGATGCGATGAAGCGCGTGGCGCTCGAGATGGTCGAAGAGCTTGGCATCGAGTTGCGGCTGCACTCGTGGTTTTCGCGGACGCTGGTTGAGGACGGCCAGGTCAAGGGCGTAATTTGCGATACGAAGAACGGCCGTGAAGCAATTCTCGCCGACGTCGTGATCGATGCTACCGGCGACCTCGATGTGGCGGCGTCGGCCGGTGTGCCCCATGTCGGCGGTAGCTACATCACGACGACGGTGTTTCGCCTGGGCGGCGTGGACACCGACGCAGCCGAACGCTTTGAGGCCGAAGAGCCCGAAGCGTACGCGGTGCTCGACCGTCAGATCAAGCGCATTCTCGGTGGGTCCTGGGGCTACTGGTGGCTCAAGACGCCGCTACCCGGCGTCGTCTGGTGCAACTGCCCGCATATGGCGGGCCTCGACGGCCTCAAGCCTGAAGATCTTACGCGCGCGGAAACGAAGGGGCGCAAGCATATCCACGCAGCTGTCGATTTCGTGCGCGAGAGTCTGCCCGGCTTCGAGAACTGCTACGTGATCGATGTCGCGCCGCAAACGGGCGTACGCCAGACGCGCCTGCTCGAGGGCGAATACGTGATGACAAAGGAAGACCTCGCGCAACGTACCCGCTTCGAAGACAGTGTAGCGCGCGGTCGCGACTACTACATGCCGTATCGTGTGCTGCTACCGAAGCAAGTGGACAACCTGCTCGTCGCGGGGCGTCACTATTCGGCGACGTCACAGGCGCAGAAGATGTCGCGGGAAATTCCCCCGTGCATGGCAATGGGCGAAGCCGCTGGTGTCGCGGCTACCCTAGCGCTTAGCGCGAGCACATCGGTGCGCAACGTCGATGTACGCGCGTTGCAGAAGACATTGCGTGCACAGGGAGCGGATCCGGGTGACCAAGCGGGTCCCAATGCGGACATTCCACCGCTTGCGGTGCATATCGAGGCACGGGAGGCAGCATGA
- a CDS encoding ABC transporter permease, whose translation MATSEIQLNLSSQDADHEAQAFLAQRRRRIWHSRSLPALGVAGLLFAWWAVVAGFHVKPFIAPSPWLVLQTLFSKHDVLLQNMLPTTIEAVGGFLLGNAVAILLATLFVHNKTLREIFYPVAVMINSIPVVAKAPILVLIMGNGLEPKITIAAIVCFFPTLVNMVRGLEAANPQAMELMQILSASKWEIFFKLRLYASLPYLFSALRIAASMSVIGAVVGEWIGATQGIGAMIIQATYNFDSALLYTAIIMSAVLSGLFFLVIAVLERWLVKWQPESAH comes from the coding sequence ATGGCTACGTCCGAGATCCAGCTGAATCTGTCGTCCCAGGACGCGGACCACGAAGCGCAGGCATTCCTTGCCCAGCGCCGCCGGCGGATATGGCACTCGCGCAGTCTGCCCGCTCTGGGCGTCGCGGGCCTGCTGTTTGCCTGGTGGGCCGTGGTAGCCGGGTTTCATGTGAAGCCCTTTATCGCGCCGTCGCCATGGCTCGTCCTGCAAACGCTGTTCAGCAAGCATGACGTGCTGTTGCAGAACATGTTGCCGACCACCATTGAGGCGGTCGGGGGCTTCCTGCTCGGCAACGCGGTGGCGATCCTGTTGGCGACACTGTTTGTCCACAACAAGACGTTGCGCGAGATCTTCTATCCGGTGGCTGTGATGATCAACTCGATTCCCGTGGTCGCAAAGGCACCGATTCTGGTGCTGATCATGGGCAATGGCCTTGAGCCGAAAATCACGATCGCGGCGATTGTCTGTTTCTTCCCGACGCTCGTGAACATGGTGCGGGGGCTCGAGGCGGCCAATCCGCAGGCGATGGAGCTCATGCAGATCCTTTCGGCGAGTAAGTGGGAAATTTTCTTCAAACTGCGCCTCTACGCTTCGCTCCCATATCTGTTTTCGGCGCTACGCATCGCCGCATCGATGTCGGTGATCGGCGCCGTGGTTGGCGAATGGATCGGCGCGACGCAAGGCATCGGCGCGATGATCATCCAGGCGACCTACAACTTCGATTCGGCTCTGCTCTATACGGCAATCATCATGAGCGCCGTTCTGTCGGGCCTGTTCTTTCTCGTGATCGCGGTGCTCGAACGCTGGCTCGTCAAATGGCAGCCTGAAAGCGCGCATTGA
- a CDS encoding ABC transporter ATP-binding protein, whose product MSLDVGAGEFLTLLGPSGCGKSTLLRVVADLIKPSRGDICVLGAAPQVARGRRDIGFVFQDAALLPWRTALQNVELPLEIGGGKSRAGRATPRELLELVGLKGREDAYPHEMSGGMRQRVAIARALVSDPKVLLMDEPFGALDEITRDRLNEELRRVWKELNLTTLFVTHSIYEAAFLGQRVLMLAANPGRVREIVPVTLPEDRTLEIRETPEFVELAAHLRRVLETC is encoded by the coding sequence TTGAGTCTGGACGTCGGAGCGGGCGAATTTCTCACCCTGCTTGGACCTTCTGGCTGCGGGAAGTCGACGCTGTTGCGGGTCGTCGCGGACCTCATCAAGCCGAGCCGTGGCGACATCTGCGTGCTCGGCGCGGCGCCCCAGGTCGCGCGCGGGCGCCGCGACATTGGCTTCGTGTTTCAGGACGCCGCGCTACTACCTTGGCGAACGGCTCTTCAGAATGTTGAGTTGCCGTTGGAAATCGGAGGCGGCAAGTCGCGAGCCGGTCGCGCGACGCCACGCGAGTTGCTCGAACTAGTCGGCCTGAAGGGGCGCGAAGACGCGTACCCGCATGAGATGTCCGGTGGGATGCGCCAGCGGGTCGCGATCGCGCGCGCGCTCGTCAGCGACCCGAAGGTGCTGCTGATGGACGAGCCGTTCGGTGCGCTCGACGAGATTACCCGCGACCGCCTCAACGAGGAACTGCGCCGGGTCTGGAAGGAGTTGAACCTGACTACGCTGTTCGTTACGCACAGCATCTATGAAGCGGCCTTTCTCGGTCAACGCGTGCTGATGCTCGCGGCCAACCCCGGCCGTGTGAGGGAGATCGTGCCGGTGACGTTGCCGGAAGACCGTACGCTCGAAATCCGCGAAACCCCTGAGTTCGTTGAACTCGCTGCCCATTTGCGGCGTGTACTGGAGACCTGCTAA
- a CDS encoding ABC transporter substrate-binding protein: MSAIENTERRRLLRMTVAAGGVVAAGALLSVRAFAGSRVTVNMQLGWIPGGNQIAEVTAKRLGYYEQEGIDFHIQPGGPNIDGVAIVASGRFEAGEISSSPSIMLAVSQGLPIKCIAVGLQQHPYTFFSLKRKPIRTPHDMIGKRIGIQATGMVLLKALLAKNSIPESQVDIVPIGADMMPLLSGQVDAVTGWQTNTSALKPLGTERVDLRLWDAGVHLYALPYYTTSVTLREHPDTVTRFLRATARGWIYANAHRDEAVRLLVEEYPNLNYVDERVSVDSLMGYAFNQTTQAHGWGAMDAKVWEEQISMYGQLGQFVAQQPKVEDVMTLDVLDATRPSRLLV; encoded by the coding sequence ATGTCAGCAATTGAAAATACCGAGCGCCGTCGTTTGCTACGTATGACCGTCGCAGCTGGTGGTGTCGTCGCAGCAGGTGCGCTGCTTTCGGTACGCGCTTTCGCTGGTAGCAGAGTAACGGTCAATATGCAGCTCGGATGGATCCCAGGCGGCAATCAGATCGCCGAGGTTACGGCGAAGCGACTCGGGTACTACGAGCAGGAAGGCATCGATTTTCACATTCAACCGGGTGGCCCGAACATTGATGGCGTGGCCATCGTTGCGTCCGGGCGCTTCGAGGCAGGCGAGATTTCATCGAGTCCGTCCATCATGCTGGCCGTCTCTCAAGGCCTGCCGATAAAGTGCATCGCCGTCGGACTCCAGCAACATCCTTACACGTTCTTTTCTCTTAAGAGGAAGCCAATCCGCACGCCGCACGACATGATCGGCAAGCGCATCGGCATCCAGGCAACTGGCATGGTCTTGCTTAAGGCGCTACTTGCCAAAAACAGCATTCCAGAGAGCCAGGTCGACATTGTGCCAATTGGAGCCGACATGATGCCGCTGTTGAGCGGACAGGTCGATGCGGTGACGGGCTGGCAAACGAATACCTCGGCACTCAAGCCGCTCGGCACCGAACGCGTCGACCTGCGACTGTGGGACGCTGGAGTGCACCTCTACGCACTGCCGTACTACACGACGAGCGTGACACTCAGGGAGCATCCCGACACCGTCACACGCTTCCTGAGGGCGACCGCACGCGGTTGGATTTACGCGAACGCTCATCGTGACGAAGCGGTCCGCCTGCTCGTCGAGGAATATCCGAACTTGAACTACGTCGATGAGCGGGTTTCCGTCGATTCGCTCATGGGCTATGCGTTCAACCAGACCACGCAGGCACATGGATGGGGCGCGATGGACGCGAAGGTCTGGGAAGAGCAGATCTCGATGTATGGCCAACTCGGTCAGTTTGTGGCGCAACAGCCCAAGGTCGAGGACGTCATGACACTGGACGTTCTGGACGCTACCCGGCCATCTCGACTCCTGGTGTAA
- a CDS encoding porin has product MNRRLFLLAATAFACQAASAQSSVTLYGLISTGIVYTNNQVGSDHHGHSTWQFASGPMQTPRWGMKGVEDLGGGLKAIFILENGYSIANGTLSQGGRMFGRQAFVGVSSNSYGTLTLGRQYDEAVTLCIFESACQFAAYGAHIGDSDNVFDTFRINNAVQYKSINYRGLQVEGLYGFSNKAGGFSDNNAYSAAAQYANGALTLGAAYLQVNNPNDSNNTNGAVVNDYGFSSPFITNPATGSGVSKQRMFGAGGAYAFGTASVSLLYTNVMFQYLDTSRLSLQNGEISLTDFVRPNVLLGAAYIFTTGSYHPQNDDPKWHQVNAGVDYLVSKRTDLFLVGIYQKAAGDARFAQIYSLSPSSTKTQVSAVIGMRHKW; this is encoded by the coding sequence ATGAATCGCCGTCTCTTCCTTCTTGCCGCGACCGCCTTCGCCTGCCAGGCCGCCTCTGCCCAATCCAGCGTGACCCTCTACGGACTGATTTCGACCGGCATCGTCTACACGAACAACCAGGTCGGCTCCGACCACCATGGCCACTCAACGTGGCAATTCGCGAGCGGACCCATGCAAACGCCACGCTGGGGCATGAAAGGGGTCGAGGACCTCGGCGGTGGTCTAAAGGCCATCTTCATACTGGAGAACGGGTACAGCATCGCCAACGGAACGCTTTCGCAAGGCGGGCGCATGTTCGGACGGCAGGCGTTCGTCGGCGTGTCGTCGAATTCATACGGTACTTTGACGCTCGGGCGTCAATACGATGAAGCGGTAACACTCTGTATCTTTGAATCGGCATGCCAGTTTGCGGCATACGGCGCACATATCGGGGACAGCGACAACGTGTTCGACACATTCCGCATAAACAACGCGGTCCAGTACAAAAGCATTAACTACCGGGGACTTCAGGTTGAAGGACTTTACGGCTTTTCTAACAAGGCAGGAGGCTTCTCGGATAACAATGCCTATAGCGCCGCAGCACAGTATGCGAACGGGGCGCTAACACTTGGGGCAGCCTATCTGCAGGTCAACAATCCCAATGACTCGAACAATACCAACGGAGCAGTTGTCAACGACTATGGATTCTCGTCCCCGTTCATCACCAATCCCGCAACAGGATCCGGCGTGAGCAAGCAACGGATGTTTGGCGCAGGTGGCGCCTACGCGTTCGGTACTGCGAGTGTCTCGCTGCTCTATACGAACGTCATGTTCCAATACCTCGACACTTCTCGGCTGTCACTGCAAAACGGCGAAATTTCCTTGACCGATTTTGTGCGCCCAAACGTCTTGCTCGGCGCAGCCTACATCTTTACGACGGGCTCGTACCATCCGCAAAACGACGATCCGAAATGGCATCAGGTGAACGCCGGTGTCGACTATCTTGTCAGCAAGAGGACCGACCTCTTCCTCGTCGGGATCTATCAGAAGGCAGCAGGCGACGCACGATTCGCACAGATTTATTCGCTTTCTCCGTCGAGCACGAAGACACAAGTCTCGGCCGTCATTGGCATGCGACACAAGTGGTAG
- a CDS encoding H-NS family nucleoid-associated regulatory protein has translation MATLEQIQARIAKLQAQAAAVVAKQSSSVLEKIRDLMNKHGISTADIDAHIGGRRGRKSVAKAVDKRGAVAAKYVDPKTGASWSGRGRAPAWIAGAKDRTKFLVESGKSVAQSEVKVGARPGNYPRGPQPAMYRDPKTGATWSGRGRAPAWLADAKDRTKFLIGEEAATTATGSRGAKAEPAKKAGVKKPAVKRGAAKKAAAKRGAVARKVVRAKTPGAKVEAQVLVVEKAAAKKSTAKKAAARKAPARKARAKKVAAEAVAPVAAVEQSSAASMGSL, from the coding sequence ATGGCGACTCTCGAACAAATTCAGGCAAGAATCGCGAAGCTCCAGGCACAAGCTGCGGCGGTAGTGGCGAAGCAGAGTTCCAGTGTTCTCGAGAAGATCCGTGATTTAATGAATAAGCACGGAATCAGTACCGCTGACATCGATGCGCATATCGGTGGCCGACGCGGTCGCAAGTCAGTGGCCAAGGCGGTCGATAAACGAGGTGCGGTCGCTGCAAAGTATGTTGACCCGAAAACCGGAGCATCGTGGTCGGGGCGTGGGCGAGCGCCTGCGTGGATTGCTGGAGCAAAGGATCGGACGAAGTTTCTGGTCGAAAGTGGGAAGTCGGTAGCTCAATCTGAAGTCAAGGTTGGGGCAAGGCCCGGAAATTATCCGCGTGGCCCGCAACCCGCGATGTATCGCGACCCGAAGACCGGCGCAACGTGGAGCGGGCGAGGCCGGGCTCCGGCATGGCTTGCGGATGCAAAGGACCGCACAAAATTTTTGATTGGGGAAGAAGCGGCAACGACGGCAACCGGTTCAAGAGGCGCTAAAGCAGAACCAGCCAAAAAGGCCGGAGTGAAAAAGCCCGCAGTGAAGCGGGGCGCTGCGAAGAAGGCGGCCGCCAAGCGTGGCGCGGTGGCGAGAAAGGTCGTTCGTGCCAAGACTCCCGGCGCTAAAGTTGAGGCGCAAGTTCTCGTCGTCGAGAAGGCGGCGGCAAAGAAGTCCACGGCGAAGAAAGCTGCAGCCCGGAAGGCACCAGCTAGGAAGGCGCGGGCAAAGAAGGTAGCGGCGGAAGCGGTCGCGCCGGTAGCGGCAGTGGAACAATCGAGCGCTGCGTCGATGGGATCGCTCTAG
- a CDS encoding amidohydrolase, translating into MALPSVSTVAFATLGGASASSAPPPPTEQKIHPILKPLKINRGGKPTGFCIDVHAHIFNASDIDVVGFIRKDVGHKFVGDIERFIDGMALVAGELQNIEISAAKELGFLREIAEKMRGMSDVNIAKEMDGFASGKRDSIARDIAQAMTKHDGLIDLYKKLKREFYEQSQKAESKREPPKQATPIPGPTTFDEKTVLNAIDPARRIREYDRFTAGIPGVIPRFDPDGTFELVGHMLSYRWMNLRDYARFYTENNNAFGIDAMFASFVNFDRWLNIAGTSSQAEQMELHALLSKLSGGYMLPIVAYNPWTDIAEKDASFKLVQDAVLNHGFIGVKIYPPTGFFPYGNGSLHYPTSERHPPLDALDEKLLQMFSWCAKNNVPVMAHSAESNGRDAGSDTFGGPDGWKALLNRIGTTPPVIGSLAHFGGGESASMTAPNNWPERFAVMMASPQGKRLFGDLAFWDQMLDCSLPHDKCDVAKERLRTAFSKNVDLSKRLMFGTDWDMLSQVPRWDRYPTILVRNLRGIVLDLNAFLYENAMRCFGLENGGAQRSRVLNELSKVEGHLPEWLQFAPSVDGT; encoded by the coding sequence TTGGCGTTGCCGAGTGTCTCGACCGTAGCTTTCGCCACGCTCGGCGGTGCAAGCGCATCCTCAGCCCCGCCTCCTCCGACCGAACAGAAGATCCACCCCATCCTCAAACCGCTGAAGATCAACCGAGGCGGCAAGCCCACAGGGTTTTGCATCGACGTCCACGCACATATCTTCAACGCGAGTGACATAGACGTCGTCGGTTTCATCAGAAAGGATGTTGGACATAAATTTGTCGGCGATATTGAGCGCTTTATTGATGGCATGGCGTTGGTCGCCGGAGAACTCCAGAACATAGAAATCTCTGCTGCGAAAGAGCTGGGCTTTTTGCGTGAGATTGCCGAAAAAATGAGAGGAATGAGCGATGTAAATATCGCCAAGGAGATGGACGGGTTCGCAAGTGGTAAACGCGACTCTATTGCCCGAGATATCGCGCAGGCAATGACCAAACATGACGGCCTTATAGATCTATACAAGAAGCTCAAACGCGAATTCTACGAACAGTCGCAAAAGGCAGAGTCAAAACGCGAACCGCCCAAGCAGGCCACGCCCATCCCGGGACCAACGACTTTCGATGAAAAGACTGTATTGAATGCGATAGATCCCGCGAGAAGGATCAGGGAATATGACCGATTCACTGCCGGCATCCCCGGGGTCATTCCGCGCTTCGATCCCGATGGCACATTCGAACTCGTCGGCCACATGCTGTCCTACCGCTGGATGAATCTGAGGGATTACGCGCGCTTCTACACAGAGAACAATAACGCGTTCGGCATCGATGCGATGTTTGCCTCATTTGTCAACTTCGACCGCTGGCTCAACATTGCGGGCACGTCGTCTCAGGCCGAGCAGATGGAGCTACACGCCCTTCTTTCCAAACTCAGTGGCGGCTATATGCTGCCCATTGTGGCCTACAACCCATGGACCGACATCGCAGAGAAGGATGCGTCATTCAAGTTGGTGCAAGACGCGGTGCTGAATCACGGGTTCATCGGCGTAAAGATTTATCCACCAACTGGATTTTTTCCCTACGGCAATGGCTCGTTGCATTACCCAACTAGCGAACGCCATCCCCCATTGGATGCGCTAGATGAGAAGTTGTTGCAGATGTTCTCGTGGTGCGCGAAAAACAATGTTCCTGTGATGGCACATTCGGCAGAATCCAACGGGCGAGATGCCGGCAGCGACACGTTTGGTGGTCCGGACGGCTGGAAGGCGCTACTCAACAGGATCGGCACGACACCACCAGTCATAGGCTCGCTTGCGCATTTTGGCGGAGGCGAAAGCGCGTCAATGACTGCACCGAACAATTGGCCGGAGCGGTTCGCGGTAATGATGGCGTCGCCCCAAGGTAAACGGCTTTTCGGCGATCTCGCGTTTTGGGACCAGATGTTGGACTGTAGCCTCCCGCACGATAAATGCGACGTCGCGAAAGAACGCCTTAGGACCGCGTTTTCGAAGAATGTTGACCTCTCCAAGAGACTGATGTTTGGAACCGACTGGGACATGCTGTCTCAGGTTCCGCGATGGGACCGCTATCCGACCATCTTAGTCAGAAATCTACGCGGGATCGTTCTTGATCTGAACGCGTTTCTTTACGAGAACGCAATGAGATGCTTTGGCTTAGAAAATGGCGGGGCGCAGCGAAGCCGCGTTCTTAACGAATTGAGTAAGGTCGAGGGCCACCTGCCGGAGTGGCTTCAGTTCGCGCCATCCGTTGATGGAACTTAG
- a CDS encoding peptidoglycan-binding domain-containing protein: MVLHDSMTRVYLESPGVLTARESTPNPELALRLVESTSQIVLAVVVIVIAVMVALAVRRGRNFFYRMKDEQHMFERERMSEIHSLLEISRRQQAEFAKLLEFMSIQNTTNLAATEGSEGIWRDQSEQALYAMYDSLSPTEIAIAVFTSPASFPSMDRGPIGSRFVTATAKETYLWAGAVAYVMENRPETSDRQILEALNRSLRRTVQQNLSSFSGWSVSPLPFEAQARLIEDFVLEAGLDVSFREIEARTNAAYEMLLWRGLIEDPLWKGVSGVALAVALIVPVQWSSTQSGFSVNALGWRYTQLGEGNNTERSFKLRVKEVSKAVIDEMVPGVLKIVGELSESPNRVQEDSARGTGQPFGKANPTQQMQEALRRAGFDPGPVDGFFGPLTRGALMEFQRAWGLPATGKPDAQSIQMLQLKKPDLSTRGSGF, from the coding sequence ATGGTCCTTCACGATTCAATGACCAGAGTCTACCTCGAGTCTCCCGGCGTTCTCACGGCTCGGGAGTCGACACCGAATCCCGAGCTCGCACTGCGCCTCGTCGAATCGACATCGCAGATTGTACTGGCTGTCGTGGTCATAGTCATCGCGGTCATGGTTGCCCTCGCAGTCCGCAGGGGCCGCAACTTCTTCTACCGCATGAAGGATGAACAGCATATGTTCGAAAGGGAGCGTATGAGTGAAATTCATTCACTGCTTGAGATATCCCGGCGGCAACAGGCTGAATTCGCCAAACTGCTCGAGTTTATGAGCATACAAAACACCACAAACCTCGCAGCCACTGAAGGATCTGAAGGCATCTGGCGAGACCAGAGCGAACAAGCGCTCTATGCGATGTACGACTCGCTCTCTCCAACCGAGATAGCAATTGCAGTCTTCACGTCACCGGCGAGCTTCCCTTCCATGGATCGCGGTCCGATTGGTTCGAGGTTCGTCACTGCCACCGCAAAAGAGACTTATCTATGGGCGGGCGCCGTGGCCTATGTCATGGAGAATCGCCCCGAAACTTCGGATCGCCAGATTCTTGAGGCCCTGAATCGCTCGTTGCGAAGGACTGTGCAGCAGAATTTATCTTCGTTTTCTGGCTGGTCCGTTTCACCACTCCCGTTCGAAGCCCAAGCTCGCTTGATTGAGGACTTCGTGCTTGAGGCGGGATTGGATGTCTCTTTCCGCGAGATTGAAGCACGCACGAACGCAGCATACGAGATGCTGTTGTGGCGCGGCTTGATCGAAGACCCGCTATGGAAAGGCGTGTCGGGCGTGGCACTCGCCGTCGCGCTGATCGTGCCGGTGCAGTGGTCGAGCACGCAGAGCGGGTTTTCGGTCAACGCCCTTGGCTGGCGTTATACGCAGCTAGGGGAAGGAAATAATACCGAGCGGTCGTTCAAGCTTCGCGTCAAGGAGGTTTCGAAGGCGGTAATTGATGAAATGGTTCCCGGCGTTTTGAAGATCGTTGGCGAGCTGAGTGAATCACCGAACCGTGTACAGGAAGACTCTGCTAGAGGCACAGGGCAGCCGTTCGGAAAGGCGAACCCGACGCAGCAAATGCAGGAGGCTCTCCGTCGAGCTGGCTTCGACCCGGGACCGGTAGATGGATTCTTCGGCCCCCTTACCCGAGGTGCTCTGATGGAATTTCAGCGCGCTTGGGGCTTGCCGGCGACAGGCAAGCCCGATGCGCAATCGATACAAATGCTTCAGCTCAAAAAGCCTGACCTATCCACACGAGGATCCGGTTTCTGA